A region from the Clavibacter sp. A6099 genome encodes:
- a CDS encoding iron-sulfur cluster scaffold-like protein produces MTLDRQIASALIADHARRRVGSDAALRAASAPGRFVAEPDAATPSAGVVLGSSEQRNATCGDVVDLRVLAVDPAHPPVDAAAAVDPAARIAVRWHGRGCTVSQASASMLAELVEGRTATEASALVVELRALIRSHELLPGAEDRLGDAFALADSGRYPLRGTCALLAWHALEEALAR; encoded by the coding sequence ATGACGCTGGATCGGCAGATCGCGTCGGCGCTCATCGCGGACCACGCCCGGCGCCGCGTCGGGAGCGACGCGGCGCTGCGGGCGGCCTCGGCGCCCGGCCGGTTCGTCGCGGAACCGGACGCCGCGACGCCGTCGGCGGGCGTCGTGCTCGGCTCCTCGGAGCAGCGGAACGCGACCTGCGGCGACGTCGTGGACCTCCGGGTGCTCGCGGTGGATCCCGCGCACCCGCCCGTCGACGCGGCCGCGGCCGTGGATCCCGCCGCGCGCATCGCCGTCCGCTGGCACGGCCGCGGCTGCACGGTCTCGCAGGCGTCCGCGTCGATGCTCGCCGAGCTCGTCGAGGGACGCACGGCCACGGAGGCCTCGGCGCTCGTCGTCGAGCTCCGTGCCCTGATCCGCTCCCACGAGCTCCTGCCCGGCGCGGAGGACCGGCTCGGCGACGCGTTCGCCCTCGCCGACTCCGGCCGCTACCCGCTCCGCGGCACGTGCGCGCTGCTCGCCTGGCACGCGCTGGAGGAGGCGCTGGCGCGCTGA
- a CDS encoding gamma-glutamyltransferase family protein: MTFRAPDAFTTRPTLRGTFGMSASTHWLASGTGQAVLERGGNAFDAAVAAAFVLHVVEPHLNGPGGDMTAVVHVAGDAAPKLLMGQGSAPAAATPERFRAEGLDRVPGAGALAAAVPAAVDAWLLLLRDHGTWELADAWAFAIEYARDGHPVLESVRRTIAGVGDLFRDHWSTSAAFWMPDGEAPVAGSLVRNPAWAAAMERILAEASTAVGPHATREARIEAARTVWAEGFVAEEMVASARDPHRHSTGADHAGLIAAEDLAGSRASWEDAVSIGFRGLRIWKTDAWGQGPALLQALMILDGFTDDEIDPATAAGIHRIIEAQKLALADREAYYGDAVPGGAPLDVLLSAEYAAERRALITDEASHELRPGRVDGVEPFLPPFVVEGDAPASAGGTGEPTVSRTGETRGDTCHLDIADRWGNMISATPSGGWLQSSPFIPSLGFCLGTRLQMTWLEPGGPSSLVPGRRPRTTLTPTLITRDGEPVEALGSPGGDQQDQWQLPYLLRTIVGGFAPQQAVDAPTFHTTSVPGSFWPRTWTPGGLVVEGRVGDDVIADLRARGHEVEVVGDWTLGRLSAVTRDPATGLLGAAANPRGAQGYAVGR; the protein is encoded by the coding sequence GTGACGTTCCGCGCGCCCGACGCATTCACCACCCGACCCACGCTCCGCGGCACGTTCGGCATGAGCGCCTCGACCCACTGGCTCGCGTCCGGCACCGGGCAGGCCGTGCTGGAGCGCGGCGGGAACGCGTTCGACGCCGCGGTGGCCGCCGCGTTCGTGCTGCACGTGGTCGAGCCGCACCTCAACGGGCCGGGCGGCGACATGACGGCCGTCGTGCACGTCGCGGGTGACGCGGCGCCGAAGCTGCTCATGGGGCAGGGATCCGCGCCCGCCGCCGCGACCCCCGAGCGCTTCCGCGCCGAGGGCCTCGACCGCGTGCCCGGCGCGGGCGCCCTCGCCGCGGCCGTCCCCGCCGCCGTCGACGCCTGGCTGCTGCTGCTGCGCGACCACGGCACGTGGGAGCTCGCCGACGCGTGGGCCTTCGCGATCGAGTACGCGCGCGACGGGCACCCCGTGCTCGAGAGCGTCCGCCGCACCATCGCGGGCGTCGGCGACCTGTTCCGCGACCACTGGTCCACGTCGGCCGCGTTCTGGATGCCGGACGGGGAGGCGCCCGTCGCCGGGTCGCTCGTGCGCAACCCGGCGTGGGCGGCGGCGATGGAGCGGATCCTCGCCGAGGCGTCGACCGCGGTCGGCCCGCACGCGACGCGCGAGGCGCGCATCGAGGCCGCCCGCACCGTCTGGGCGGAGGGCTTCGTCGCGGAGGAGATGGTCGCGAGCGCGCGGGATCCGCACCGGCACTCGACGGGCGCCGACCACGCCGGCCTGATCGCCGCCGAGGACCTCGCCGGGTCGCGCGCATCGTGGGAGGACGCGGTGTCAATCGGGTTCCGCGGCCTCCGCATCTGGAAGACGGACGCGTGGGGCCAGGGCCCGGCGCTGCTGCAGGCGCTCATGATCCTCGACGGGTTCACGGACGACGAGATCGACCCGGCGACGGCCGCGGGGATCCACCGCATCATCGAGGCGCAGAAGCTCGCGCTGGCCGACCGCGAGGCCTACTACGGCGACGCCGTGCCGGGCGGCGCGCCCCTCGACGTGCTGCTCAGCGCGGAGTACGCGGCCGAGCGGCGCGCGCTCATCACCGACGAGGCGTCGCACGAGCTGCGCCCCGGACGCGTCGACGGAGTGGAGCCCTTCCTGCCGCCGTTCGTCGTGGAGGGCGACGCGCCCGCATCCGCCGGCGGCACGGGCGAGCCCACCGTCTCGCGCACGGGCGAGACCCGCGGCGACACCTGCCACCTCGACATCGCCGACCGGTGGGGCAACATGATCTCCGCCACACCCTCCGGCGGCTGGCTCCAGTCGTCCCCGTTCATCCCGTCGCTCGGCTTCTGCCTCGGCACGCGCCTGCAGATGACGTGGCTCGAGCCCGGCGGCCCGTCGTCGCTCGTGCCGGGTCGCCGGCCGCGCACGACGCTGACGCCCACGCTGATCACGCGCGACGGCGAACCCGTCGAGGCGCTCGGCTCGCCCGGCGGCGACCAGCAGGACCAGTGGCAGCTGCCGTACCTGCTGCGCACGATCGTCGGCGGCTTCGCTCCGCAGCAGGCCGTGGACGCGCCCACGTTCCACACGACGAGCGTCCCCGGATCCTTCTGGCCGCGCACCTGGACGCCCGGCGGCCTCGTGGTCGAGGGGCGCGTGGGCGACGACGTCATCGCCGACCTCCGCGCCCGCGGGCATGAGGTGGAGGTGGTCGGCGACTGGACGCTGGGGCGGCTCTCTGCCGTGACGCGGGATCCCGCCACCGGCCTCCTGGGCGCGGCGGCCAACCCGCGCGGGGCGCAGGGGTACGCGGTCGGGCGATGA